The following nucleotide sequence is from Mytilus edulis chromosome 13, xbMytEdul2.2, whole genome shotgun sequence.
AACTCATGAATATCCTCCATCCCTTATACAGAACTATAAAACTGTAGAAAATTGTGTAACACCACGAATTAGGCTtttcttctttcttctttttaGGTAGTTCTTCTGTGATGTCAATGCCAACATCCTTTTCTTTAGAAGGTCCGCCATTTTGATTTTCGTTGCTACCATATGTGTACTCCGATTTTCCATCGTCTATCGTTATAGATTTGTCGTCTTGGTTGTATTTAACTGCTTTGACGCTATCATTCCCAATCAGTGGTGAAGTTTCATCTGTAGTTTCTGAAATGGAATTAGAAAATGAAATTTGATTTGATGGAACTATAAGTagataatttgaagaaaaattaatTCCATGTTATTCAAATATCTAGAATACTGTGCAACGTGTGTATGTCGGTCTTGCGTAGACTCAAATAATATCCGTGTTCATTTGTTAGACCTTGTTCAGTGCGTAGGGTGTTATCGCGGTAAAACGGCTTACGATTATATCCTATccaactaaataattttaaaatgaaatatgaaaaaatgtcCAACAACTCAATAACAAAGCCATATTAAGGACAACTACCAAAATCAAGCAATTCCTTCTCCACATTCGTCattgcaaatatattttttactgtaTTCACAAGATTCTGTCAAGTGGAAATTTCAAACAGAAATCgtaaaaatcattttgttttttagaaaTCTAAGGGTTCCTATTTTTGATAGAATAggtagaatgattttttttattatctaaaatACACACAAACTTTAAGTCTGGTAGTGAGTATGACTTTATACAAACATTGAAAGCGCAGTTACAGTTTACTGTGTTAAAATATAGAAAGTGCATCAGATCTCGTGTTGATTACGAAGTACACACAGTACTGAAGTACGAAGAGCGCATACACAACTGGATGGAAATGTAATTTGGGTCGGTGTACCGCCTATGGAGGACAAATTAATAACAAACCTTCAGCACTGTCTAAGCCTTCTTTGAATTTCTGATCAGCAAGGGATGGTATCTGGTCATAAACTTTCTTGATCATATTGTACTCCAAAAATAGGGACACCACATTCCATGAAGCTATGAACACTCCTCCCCAACCGATATGTAGAAAGTAAATGACCTGTCCTGTCACTATCGGAGCTGCTAGTTTAGTAGTCAAATCAATCGATCTTAGAGTTGCCGTCATAGCTGTTAAATATAAaggtaaaattatttttatattaaatataaaaataaggtgatGTAAAACCAAATTACGTTGAAGGTTGACAACCATAGGCCACCGTAagacattcaacaatgagaagaACCAAATTGAATCCACATACCAGGAGGTATAAGGCTCCGAATAGAAAGATAgtcaaaacgaaaaaaataacgAACAGTTTTATGTAAAGGGCAATAAAACAATATGACAAAACGCTAACCAAATGACAACCACTAACTTACGGGCTTCTGACCAGGGATAGGCACGTACAGAATGCAGGCTCACTGAAAGAACTGTTTACAAGTAAGGAAAATTAAGATAAGTTTATAACTAcagaaaatattcaaacaaaaaattcaaagCAAACTATTTAAAATAGTAACGGCtactgaaatcatatgatttGTCGTTAGAACGAGTGTGTCTGAGATGAAGACTCCAGAAACAATAGTAAAAAAGAAAGTGATGTTATTAAAACTGAAATAACAGTTgcataaatacaaattttaagtTGACCTACTTCAAGATAATACAATCAATGATACTGATAAATAGAAATCTTTATTTGCACAAAACAAACTACggtgttgatatatatatatacttgttcatAATCTACCTTCTGAACTCTCTAATTTGACcaaatttttaaatatacacTTCATGAATATATGATATGATTTCGAACACTTGTAACACATTAAGGatgattttaaaagttttggaGTGGTATATAGTTagatgtattttgtattttttgtaggATAAAATATTTCTCTCTTCTTTAGATTTTTTCCCTATTAATCTGTATTCTGTATATTGAAGCACCCAATATTcccttttctttatttttttgtctattcatTTGTCTACATTCCCcttataattatttttgttaatCTTCCATATTCTGTATTTTTATCACCCTAACACATCTGTCTTATTAATCTCTATTTTGTAAACTTATACAGTACAATCACAGCAGAAAGTTCTTGCTCTGTTTAAACCGGGTCGAAAGAAAAACAGCTATTTAGTAAAGTATAGTCTTTTAGATATGTCAAACAAGACAATAGATTATCTATCTACAGCTATATATTTGAAAGCTTTAATAAAAAAAGTAGTCAGTTAAACATATGATATTTAAACACGAAAATGACATTCTAATATCAGTATACTAAAGTCAGAAATCTATAAATGAAGGAACCCAACCCAGACCCTCATATTTTTATCACAATGATTGTAAAAATTGCtttgcagtggcggatctagatatttttataagttggGGCCCACTGACTCCCTAAGAAAGGCCCGCTTCcatcacgcttcagtgattccctatataaccaaccaaacaTTTCCCCCGGGGGCAcccccttaatccgcctctgCTTCGCACTAAACTAAACCTTACAGCCTAGCAGATCTGTGTCATGTTGACAGAGTTCTACCACCCAGTCTCTCTCTATTACTATGGTATTTGCTACACTTGCTAAGTCAGCACAGATTCCCAACAGAATGATAATGGCAAAACACAACGTAAGGAGCCATTCGTCTTCCCATTCCGCTTTGATCTCGTCAAGGTATTTGTGAACCACAAATACAACTGCGGCGCAAACGGCGACAAAAATGTTTTGCGTTGCTAAAGAAAGTCTTGCAGCTGAAAATATAATGATTATCAGAAGCAAATTATAAACTACAAAATCATTCCGTAAAGTTGTATCAAATACGGCTATTCCATTATATATTCCTTGCGTAGAAAAATGTTAGCATTTCGAACAATTCAACCTTTttattagtccgagattactctgacgtccaacggctgttttgccagacaagctggggccgtgggacgtcagagctcgtcccatatcaaaaagtggatatttgcccacccaaaatagatacgctgcttcgtcgcttctggtgccgactgacggccttggaattatataaatcgggcatcaatctgttcatttttcatttatcttttcatttatgtaagtttcacctacctgtcaacttttatttttccatattttaacagttttcacagagactcatcgatttctgcattttgactttcactttcaaatggacgtcaagttacgagagagttcgtgGCCTCGAGaatcaaatatgcaaattttgtaggagatcgatgtttaacatttagtagccaaccccgatttttcacctcctttacaggagatcggtattaagcatttagttccgaccacgagaacaatcggaagctctcggacatttagataacttgcatcgtaaatgaacgaggtgttacattatggtcatttgcctaaatcatcactgttttctcgtggtcacgtgataatctttgaaaatgaaaggcaaaatgcagaaatcgatgggtctctgtgaaaactgttaaaatatggaaaaataaaagtTGACAGGTAGGTGcaacttacataaatgaaaagataaatgaaaaatgaacagattgatgcccgatttatataattccaaggccgtcagtcggcaccagaagcgacgaagcagcgcatctattttgggtgggcaaatatccactttttgatatgggacgagctctgacgtcccacggccccagcttgtctggcaaaacagccgttggacgtcagagtaatctcggactacctTTTTATAAACAGTGAATTTACAGAAAATGAGTATATCAATCGTACTTCATGTCAAGACAAAATATTTGTCTAAAATCTAATGATCCCTACTTTAAACAATGTGTTATGAATAAAATCGAAGCACACTTGTTTAGGCAATCGTTATGTTTTTTATGTTCGTTCTGTTTTTTtcccaaacaaacaaaacaaaagtaaacaaacaaataaccaaacaagaaaaatgttttaGGAAATCTTTTGAAATCTACGCTGTATCATTATCCCCTAATTCTTAATCAAGAGTGAATTGTTTCGAATATACAGTCAATAACATATTGAAGCACAAGACGCACATTTCGACAAATAATATCTTCACAGTGATGCTGGAGGACAAACCAGAAATGTAATATTGATTATAGCCCAAGGGGATTTAAAATAATATTCTATCTAAACTTTGAACAACCTTCAATTATCAGACAGAAAAACGGGCGATAAATCTTTACCTTCATGGTTTAGACACATAAAGACGTTTGTAATGTAATCTTAGTTTTAACTGTTCCTACATAATTCATAACAGCTCTAGCTTTTCCCTGGccaatataataaaacatatctACATCAAGCATTAATTTTTACCATTGCGACtggaatattattttatttatatttcaaccACATTTTTAAACAGTTTATCAGTTATATATCGTCCCATACATTTCATAAGAGAGAAAAACGACAGACATTTTCCCACATTTCCATTTGTTTTCAATACTTGTGTTTCAAGAACAAGAACACGGATCTAatagtagtatttttttttaccataatgtTGATTGATTCgtaatattatattaaatacCTTTTAACCTAGCAGTCCTGTCAACCCAATCACCAATAAGGGTGGAAAGAAGAAGAGTCATGGCACCTGATATAAACCCATATATAGCAACCAGCTGTAATGAATCTGGCTCTAGttcaattaaaaacaaaccaATTCCAAACTGCCACATACGATCGCCCTTAAACAAGAAAAGTAACATTAACTATAAAATCATAGTATTATTGAAtaacacacatttttcaaaaggTTTGATTGATGTGTCACCTGCTAATATACCAAAAAAAGTCTGTTTGTTGACATTCCATTTTGTGTGGCTTTCGATTATTTTTGTCGTTGAGTTGCTGTATACCTAAAATATACCTAGCTCCCCTTTATCCATATTCATCGGAAATTGAATTTATTTAAGAAGAAAATAGATTTATGTAGAAATTTTAACACAtcacttttcttttttcttaccCAGCAGACATTTTAATCGTCTAGATCAAAAGATAGAAGAAACGGAAATTATTTACCCAAAATACCATGATTGCAAGCTTATTTCTCATCAATATATTACAATCTTACGGTTAAATAGTTAAGTATTCATTGTGCTCCACCAAATCCCTTTAAATACTCACCCATGCTGAGAGAAAGTGACTGATATAGacaaatagcctcgttttcagtGTTATAGTAGGATGTTCTACAAACAGAAAATTGTCAAATAGAGTTTTCAagtatttaaaggaaaaaaaagaatatttcattttcgGAAGAAAATCTGTAATGTTATTTATGTAGTGCCTTTAGTAAGAACAACCACAAACAGCttcatgtatatatgtatggTTAATCGAATGTTACGGACCATTGTATTATTGAAAGTAATTATCACTGtcttaactacatgtatatatacatttgtacatgtattttcaaataaaaaaataacctgcACGAATTTTACTTTAGTATATATAACATAGAAAAAGTCGCAATAATGTTGGTTTAGTTTTGATATActgatacatttgtaaatatcaCTTATCAATCTCCATCAAACAGACAAACTACTACAGGGAAAAACAATTTATACTTGCAAcataatttaataatttaattttggatgtaacgcgtcttctgattggctgacgttattttgttgtgagcccatagacataatttagtcatgtgaccgtgacgtcatcaacgttttttcatggttttctaaggtttaaaattgaatttagaactaaattataagaaatgactttaatattttttctgtctattcgaaataacataaaaaatgttgtgcacactgttaaataacccgctacgcgcgttattcagtgtgcatcaaatttttttatgttatttcttcatagacagaaaaaaatattacagtcattccttaaataaaataaataatttaaactttttaCTCGGCCTATCAATAGGACCGCGGCATttgattaaaatacatttaaataggAAACTTTCTTAATTTGTAGTTTTTCAAAAACAGAAATACAgtaaagtaaaaagaaaattttagattAAGATAGAAGTAATTCAACATGCAGTCtccataaataaggccgttagtttctcgcttgaatttttttacattgtcattttgggggttttcatagctgactatgcagtatgggttttgttcattgttgaaggctgtacagtgacctatagttgtagaTTTCTGTGTCgttatggtctcttgtggagtgttgtctcattggtaatcatgcctcatcttctttttttatattgatcttgTGATTAGGTGTATATTGTTTTAATTCTCTAGTAAAAGGCATTCTAACAATAGTCAAGATGaagaaataaattcatcatagaggattaaaattttgtacgccagacgcgtttttCATCTACGAAAGACacatcggtgacgctcgaataatAAAATTAAAGGACCAACATAAAGTACGcagagagcattgaggacccacatTGTGACAACTCCGAcaggttttgtcaaatacatgtacatctagtAATCTATTCAAAGTAGAATTGTATGTCTTTTGTTTCATCATCTTCTATTTCCactttttcaaaaaattgaaTGCCAACTTATCTAGAGAGAGAGAGTGAGAATATATCTAGAGAGAAAGTGAGAATATATCTAGAGAGAGAGTGAGAATATATCTAGAGAGAAAGTGAGAATATATCTAGAGAGAGAGTGAGAATATATCTAGAGAGAGAGTGAGAATATATCTAGAGAGAGAGTGAGAATATATCTAGAGAGAGAGTGAGAATATATCTAGAGAGAGAGTGAGAATATATCTAGAGAGAGAGAGTGAGAATATATCTAGAGAGAGAGTGAGAATATATCTAGAGAGAAAGTGAGAATATATCTAGAGAGAGAGTGAGAATATATCTAGAGAGAAAGTGAGAATATATCTAGAGAGAGAGTGAGAATATATCTCGAGAGAGAGTGAGAATATATCTAGAGAGAGAGTGAGAATATATCTAGAGAGAGAGTGAGAATATATCTAGAGAGAGAGTGAGAATATATCTAGAGAGAGAGTGAGAATATATCTAGAGAGAGAGTGAGAATATATCTAGAGAGAGAGTGAGAATATATCTAGAGAGAGAGTGAGAATATATCTAGAGAGAGAGTGAGAATATATCTAGAGAGAGAGTGAGAATATATCTAGAGAGAGAGTGAGAATATATCTAGAGAGAGAGTGAGAATATATCTAGAGAGAGAGTGAGAATATATCTAGAGAGAGAGTGAGAATATATCTAGAGAGAGAGTGAGAATATATCTAGAGAGAGAGTGAGAATATATCTAGAGAGAGAGTGAGAATATATCTAGAGAGAGAGTGAGAATATATCTAGAGAGAGAGTGAGAATATATCTAGAGAGAGAGTGAGAATATATCTAGAGAGAAAGTGAGAATATAGAGAGAAAGTGAGAATATATCTAGAGAGAGAGTGATAATATATCTAGAGAGAGAGAGTGAGAATATATCTAGAGAGAGAGTGATAATATATTTAGAGAGAGAGTGAGAATATATCTAGAGAGAAAGTGAGAATATATCTAGAGAGAGAGTGAGAATATATCTAGAGAGAGAGTGAGAATATATCTAGAGAGAAAGTGAGAATATATCTAGAGAGAGAGTGAGAATATATCTAGAGAGAGAGTGAGAATATATCTAGAGAGAGAGTGAGAATATATCTAGAGAGAGAGTGAGAATATATCTAGAGAGAGAGTGAGAATATATCTAGAGAGAGAGTGAGAATATATTTAGAGAGAGAGTGAGAATATATCTAGAGAGAGAGTGAGAATATATCTAGAGAGAGAGTGAGAATATATCTAGAGAGAGAGTGAGAATATATCTAGAGAGAGAGTGAGAATATATCTAGAGAGAGAGTGATAATATATTTAGAGAGAGAGTGAGAATATATCTAGAGAGAGAGTGAGAATATATCTAGAGAGAGAGTGAGAATATATCTAGAGAGAGAGTGAGAATATATCTAGAGAGAGAGAGTGAGAATATATCTAGAGAGAGAGTGAGAATATATCTAGAGAGAGAGTGAGAATATATCTAGAGAGAGAGTGAGAATATATCTAGAGAGAGAGTGAGAATATATCTAGAGAGAGAGTGAGAATATATCTAGAGAGAGAGTGAGAATATATCTAGAGAGAGAGTGAGAATATATCTAGAGAGAGAAAGCGAAAATATATCTAGAGAGAAAGTGAGAATACATCTAGAGAGAAAGTGAGAATATATCTGGAGAGAAAACGTGAATATATCTAGAGAGAAACACGAATATATCTAGATGGAAAACGAGAAAACGCGAATATATCTTGCAAAAACGCAAATATATCTTTAGATAAAACGCAAATATATCTTTAGATAAAACGCAAATATATCTAAAGAGAAAACGAACAGATATTACAACTTACCCATCCTTCTCCGACTAGTTTTCACAACAAGAGATAATTGAACGTTTTACTTTCGGTACAGTTAAGGACAGTCACAAACTACCACAACAGCAAGCGTCTATTTGTCGTGGTAATAATGCATTCCAGTTATTATGCTAGAAGTTTATGTTGGTTAGTAGTCTACAATAACATTGATACATTTAAAAATTCATATTGCTTCTCAAAGtattttttctcctttcaatTGACATTAACTAAAACACTTATGCACGACACGATTACGGTGAATGATTGTAGGTTACGACTTTATGTATCAATACAATTATCTGCACATCTACCCttaattgataattatttatttactgtTATACAATCATATCACTTAGACATATGTGAGGATCATGTGACAAAAATTTGTCAACTGATTATTGTAAATGAAaagattaatgaaaaataaaatgaactgTGTGTCATTTTACAGATAAAACAAGTCTCGGATGGAGGACAACTGCATCTGTCAAAATGTCGTACTGCAGCTCCCATTCCTGAAGAGACATCATTTCTGTTCTCGGGCTTACCATTTGTTTcagaacaaacatttttttttctgtatcgaGACTAACTTTTTTCAAAAACTagaataaaaccaaacaaatcatttaaaaacataACAAGAAGAACAATTATTTATGTTTCGACAAAACTCTTGATTATTTTCTATGGAAAGACATTTGTTTATGACTTCTTTTCGAGAATACAACAATCTATTTACATATGttcacattttataaaacaatgaaGAAGATACAAATctagcaaacaaacaaaaactaaaggAAAGAGATTGGTTGCATCGACAGGAAATCGTATATTACTATGGCGGCTTCATCATATCAACAGACTTTATTCCAGTGATAGTCTTAGGTTACTGTCTGTCATATGTATTTcagggcctcggtggccgagtggtctaagtagatACTAtcgtaatcactagccagtcaacactgataTTCTGAGTCTCGAATCCTGCATGCTCGTGCGagtgcactcaactccaatcttgattgactaggattatcagttttcctatcgaaggtcggtggttttcttcGGGAATTCCAGCTTCCTCCCAacataaaaactgactgccacgaaATAGTCCAAATGCGGTgcataaaagtggcgttaaaatacaaaaaaaaaaaaaaaaaaaatgatatgtatttCCCAAGTATTGTTTTAATAGGGGCGTTGTTTTTGTCGTTGGAATTTTGTTTCACGTGTGACAAAAAAAAGTCATGCCAACTCCTTTTACGGCTGACTTTGCCGTATCACGGTAAAGGtcttgctcgttgttgaaggtttAACTGTGACTTGAAGTTGTTAAGTTGTTTACACCCTCATCCTTTGAtgtttggttgatagttgtctcattggcaatcataccagatctccaTCTTTTGTATATATAGAGGGATTTGATAGTTATTTAATGTATAATATAGTCAGATATGGCACGCGTAACCGATTATTTGTCATCATAACATGTAGCCCTTGGatgataataaaatatcatgtattATATGTGTATACGCATAGTCATAACGTATACCTATTTCGATTATATGAATTTATCAAACCGGACATAGATAATTAAAGAACATAATTACATAAGTTCGATTGTATAACGAGTTGAACAGGTgtgatttaaaaaagaagatgtcccAAGACCATGAGTACGTATATACAAGACTACTTTTGGGCAGAGAACACTGCATTCATTAGCAGCAGACAAAACATCAATGTAAAATAAAACTCTCCATATACCTGATATAGAGGCGTAGCATTTATAAttggtatacattttttttgttatagttTAAATAAACCTGACtgtgtcatttcaattttgaattgtttaattgttttgaaCTTGGATTGTTATCTCAAAAAATGCAAACATGCAATGTGTTTGTTGcttattaatttataaatgatctaTGGTTGGTtattgtcttattgacaatcattaacatattattgtgtatatcGTGCGTAAACCCATATTCCTTAATTTTACTTTCGGTCCTTAAAAGCAACACGTCAGTTGCCAAATGCTAAGAAGAATCTGCTTACTCTTTAGGACCGTCAGAGATCACTACATGATTGTACTGGGGGATTTGTTGCGCAGTCTTAAGTATTCTATGTTGTATTGTATAGGCTGTTGCTTCTCTATACGGTGTTGTTTTTCTCCCCCTGACGTAGTCATATTGTTAATGACCTTTTGGATTATCCATTCGGTATCTCCCATCtcttttttatcttaatttttgaTAGAATGATACACAAATGTTTCAGTGAAAAATAATAAGCATTCTGATTTATATCTAGAACCGTGTTTGCAATTGCTTTTCAAACAAATTCATAGTTCTTATAATATCTAATTTTTTTCTACTAAAGCCGCGAAATTGCGGAAACATCATAGAATTGTTAAGGTTTTGACATTGCATTGCTGCTTGtagtatttgaattgttttaattttaattcccaCGCCACTTATACCGTTGTATTTTTAATTCCAATGCTTTGCTGTATTTGCTACACATTGTGATGTTGTATTGCTACATTTTATGTTGGTGTATTCATGATATTGC
It contains:
- the LOC139500741 gene encoding solute carrier family 40 member 1-like translates to MEHPTITLKTRLFVYISHFLSAWGDRMWQFGIGLFLIELEPDSLQLVAIYGFISGAMTLLLSTLIGDWVDRTARLKAARLSLATQNIFVAVCAAVVFVVHKYLDEIKAEWEDEWLLTLCFAIIILLGICADLASVANTIVIERDWVVELCQHDTDLLGSMTATLRSIDLTTKLAAPIVTGQVIYFLHIGWGGVFIASWNVVSLFLEYNMIKKVYDQIPSLADQKFKEGLDSAEETTDETSPLIGNDSVKAVKYNQDDKSITIDDGKSEYTYGSNENQNGGPSKEKDVGIDITEELPKKKKEEKPNSWCYTIFYSFIVLYKGWRIFMSYKVAFAGLGLATLYMTVLGFDNITVGYAYSQGISESLLGIFMAVGSLFGITGTFAYPLFRKHLGLKSTGLTGMVFQITCLSACVVSIFLAGSPFDLLHRLNDDDSSIINGTEASTTTFPMSASTELFNLTTSASVSDPTTIFQNTTRASAVDSDEPDSYLSIGFFLGGLIVARFGLWIADLSITQLFLQTVKEKERGLVSGVQNSLNQLMDMLKALMVILAPYPEEFGLLTIISFAFVCMGCLLYIKFVCSNRGVSYG